Proteins encoded within one genomic window of Pigmentiphaga sp. H8:
- a CDS encoding Rieske 2Fe-2S domain-containing protein, whose amino-acid sequence MATANNVEPLRARKANRIDCAPTGPGTPAGNYLRSFWQPVYHGADLAPGQAVPLRIMSVDYTLYRSAGGQVHLTQGRCPHRGTQLSTGWVEGDELRCFYHGWKFDAAGKCVEQPAEQSAFIDRISLQTWPTREYLGLVFAYLGTGEAPDFPRYPQFEQFRGLLEIDSYSRDCNYFQNLENALDMAHVGFVHGDNRASFEGIGLGKQLQAIESDWGITYTFLRGDGARRVQQFGMPNIFYMTALPNEPDVDWQESLFWWVPIDDARHMQFSLHRVPIRDEAMIRFKQRREQRRSEIDIAHQDLCEDILDGVARLQDADSRRVDMVRLQDDIAQIGQGRLADRDDERLGRSDIGVAVTRRIWAREMTAFLEGQPLKAWTQTADIVPRVWGLSQDGEKAMGRAEPGHEAEIIDIRPFVEIQVQLKALHGAATRR is encoded by the coding sequence ATGGCCACCGCCAACAACGTGGAACCTTTGCGCGCCAGGAAGGCGAATCGCATCGACTGCGCGCCCACCGGACCGGGTACGCCGGCCGGCAACTATCTGCGCAGCTTCTGGCAGCCGGTCTATCACGGCGCCGACCTGGCGCCGGGCCAGGCGGTGCCGCTGCGCATCATGAGCGTGGACTACACGCTCTACCGCTCGGCCGGCGGACAGGTGCACCTGACCCAGGGCCGCTGCCCGCACCGGGGCACGCAATTGTCCACCGGCTGGGTGGAAGGCGATGAACTGCGCTGCTTCTACCATGGCTGGAAATTCGATGCCGCTGGCAAATGCGTCGAGCAGCCGGCCGAGCAATCCGCGTTCATCGACCGGATCTCGCTCCAGACCTGGCCCACGCGCGAGTACCTGGGACTGGTCTTCGCCTACCTGGGCACGGGCGAGGCGCCCGACTTCCCCCGCTACCCGCAGTTCGAGCAGTTCCGCGGCCTGCTGGAAATCGACTCGTACTCGCGCGACTGCAACTACTTCCAGAACCTGGAGAACGCGCTCGACATGGCCCACGTGGGGTTCGTGCACGGCGACAACCGGGCCTCGTTCGAGGGCATCGGGCTGGGCAAGCAGCTCCAGGCCATCGAATCGGACTGGGGCATCACCTACACCTTCCTGCGCGGCGACGGCGCGCGGCGCGTGCAGCAGTTCGGCATGCCCAACATCTTCTACATGACCGCGCTGCCGAACGAACCCGACGTGGACTGGCAGGAGTCGCTGTTCTGGTGGGTGCCCATCGACGATGCGCGCCACATGCAGTTCAGCCTGCACCGCGTGCCCATCCGCGACGAAGCCATGATCCGCTTCAAGCAGCGCCGCGAACAGCGCCGGTCCGAGATCGACATCGCCCACCAGGACCTGTGCGAGGACATCCTGGATGGCGTCGCCCGCCTGCAGGACGCCGATTCCCGCCGCGTGGACATGGTCCGTCTGCAGGACGACATCGCCCAGATCGGCCAGGGGCGGCTGGCCGACCGCGACGACGAACGGCTGGGCCGTTCCGACATCGGCGTGGCCGTGACGCGGCGGATCTGGGCGCGCGAGATGACGGCCTTCCTGGAAGGGCAGCCGCTCAAGGCCTGGACCCAGACCGCCGACATCGTGCCGCGGGTGTGGGGTCTGTCTCAAGACGGCGAGAAGGCCATGGGCCGCGCCGAACCGGGCCACGAGGCCGAGATCATCGACATCCGGCCCTTCGTCGAGATCCAGGTCCAACTGAAGGCGCTGCACGGCGCCGCCACCCGCCGCTGA
- a CDS encoding tripartite tricarboxylate transporter substrate binding protein, translated as MLRLGMAALLPSCLLLTAPSARAQDADRYPSHPVRIVVGFPAGGSSDMAARIVAEGMNAEWNTPVFVDNRPGAGSTIGAAYVAAAQPDGYTLLLIGPGTHAVTSAMYPNLSYDAIKSFASVIQIAKGPYFVLVNATSGIKTMDELVQRARASARPISYASTGKGSGSHFVAESLSKAIGARLLHVPYAGAAPATLALLAGQVDFAISDMSAMTHMQSGKLRALAVTTPERLPLFRNIPTLAEAGVQGVSYTLSVGLVAPAGTPAGVIRKINATVERVLRKDEARRKLEALGFEPAPTTPEAFAASIASDVSRFSAFVEQAGLRLQQ; from the coding sequence ATGCTCCGCCTAGGAATGGCGGCGCTCCTGCCGTCCTGTCTGCTGCTGACCGCGCCTAGCGCGCGGGCCCAGGATGCCGACCGGTATCCGTCCCATCCGGTCCGCATCGTCGTCGGTTTTCCCGCCGGCGGCTCATCCGACATGGCGGCGCGCATCGTGGCCGAGGGCATGAACGCCGAATGGAACACGCCGGTCTTCGTCGACAACCGGCCGGGCGCCGGCAGCACCATCGGGGCGGCCTACGTCGCGGCGGCGCAGCCCGACGGCTACACGCTGCTGTTGATCGGCCCCGGCACGCACGCCGTGACCTCGGCCATGTATCCCAACCTGTCCTACGACGCCATCAAGAGCTTCGCCAGCGTCATCCAGATCGCCAAGGGACCGTACTTCGTGCTGGTCAACGCCACGTCCGGCATCAAGACGATGGACGAGCTGGTCCAGCGCGCCCGGGCGTCGGCGCGGCCCATCAGCTATGCCTCCACCGGCAAGGGGTCGGGGTCGCATTTCGTGGCCGAGTCGCTGTCCAAGGCCATCGGCGCGCGCCTGCTGCACGTGCCCTACGCCGGCGCCGCGCCCGCCACGCTGGCCCTGCTGGCGGGTCAGGTGGATTTCGCGATCAGCGACATGTCGGCCATGACCCACATGCAGAGCGGCAAGCTGCGCGCGCTGGCCGTCACGACGCCCGAACGGCTGCCCTTGTTCCGCAACATTCCCACGCTGGCCGAAGCCGGCGTGCAAGGCGTCAGCTACACGTTGTCGGTCGGCCTGGTCGCGCCCGCCGGCACGCCCGCCGGCGTCATCCGCAAGATCAACGCCACGGTCGAGCGCGTGCTGCGCAAGGACGAGGCACGCAGGAAGCTCGAGGCGCTGGGATTCGAACCCGCCCCGACCACGCCCGAAGCCTTCGCGGCCAGCATCGCCAGCGACGTGTCGCGCTTCTCGGCGTTCGTCGAACAGGCCGGGCTCAGGCTACAGCAATGA
- a CDS encoding enoyl-CoA hydratase/isomerase family protein, with product MAQPDEIIVRVEDAVAWITINRPERLNALARSTFARLVEVSLELDRDAAVRVVVYTGAGERAFSAGVDLKELDGAGRMEHPMGGPGRNLNEVLLEMSKPTIAAINGVAAGGGCELALACDIRLAADGARMGLPEARVGLGANFGSVVLPRLVPRGAALELLFTGELIGMDEALRLGLVNRVCAAAELAERTRALARRIADNAPLSVQRMKAMASKSQGLPIAAGLRLSAGPNPYDSEDRREGARAFVEKRKPVFLGR from the coding sequence ATGGCGCAGCCCGACGAAATCATCGTTCGCGTCGAGGACGCCGTGGCGTGGATCACCATCAACCGGCCGGAGCGCTTGAACGCGCTGGCCCGATCCACCTTCGCTCGACTGGTCGAGGTCTCGCTCGAGCTGGACCGGGACGCCGCCGTGCGGGTGGTGGTCTACACCGGCGCCGGCGAGCGTGCCTTCAGCGCCGGCGTAGATCTGAAGGAGCTGGATGGCGCCGGCAGGATGGAGCATCCGATGGGGGGGCCGGGCCGCAACCTGAACGAGGTCCTGCTCGAAATGTCCAAGCCGACGATCGCCGCGATCAACGGCGTGGCGGCGGGAGGCGGATGCGAACTGGCCCTGGCCTGCGACATCCGGCTGGCCGCCGACGGCGCGCGGATGGGATTGCCGGAGGCGCGCGTGGGCCTGGGCGCGAATTTCGGCAGCGTGGTGCTGCCCCGGCTCGTGCCGCGCGGCGCCGCGCTGGAACTGCTGTTCACCGGTGAACTCATCGGCATGGACGAGGCCCTGCGCCTGGGATTGGTCAATCGTGTCTGCGCGGCGGCCGAACTGGCCGAGCGGACTCGCGCGCTGGCGCGCCGGATTGCCGACAACGCGCCGCTGTCGGTTCAGCGCATGAAGGCCATGGCCTCGAAAAGCCAGGGCCTGCCCATTGCCGCCGGCCTGCGGCTGTCCGCCGGTCCCAATCCCTACGACAGCGAGGATCGGCGGGAAGGCGCGCGCGCCTTCGTGGAAAAGCGCAAGCCCGTGTTCCTGGGGCGCTGA
- a CDS encoding tripartite tricarboxylate transporter substrate binding protein has translation MHRRVTMIVAAALAAASVGAQAQDKYPSRSIVLISPYQAGGTTETFARLIMDDVAAILGQPIVIEQKPGAAGTIGARLVANAKGDGYTLLANTSQHVMYEGMFANLPFQPMKDFRPVGVLGSAPIIVVTREGSPYKTFRDVLEAAKTKDITFASGAQGSLPHLTGERVAVQGNFRMSHVPFSGTAPALTNVLGGHVDLLYSTAASVMPQIRGGKLRALAVSTKDRMSELPDVPTIAESGMPGFDVTAWYGVWAPKDTSQEIVDAFNKAMREASTRPDVLKRMEAVSVTPSSLTAQQFAAFAESERKTWLEVMKRANMKPSN, from the coding sequence ATGCACAGACGCGTAACCATGATCGTCGCAGCGGCCCTCGCCGCCGCCAGCGTCGGCGCCCAGGCCCAGGACAAGTATCCCAGCCGTTCCATCGTGCTGATCTCGCCCTACCAGGCGGGCGGCACGACCGAGACGTTCGCCCGGCTCATCATGGACGACGTGGCCGCCATCCTGGGGCAGCCCATCGTCATCGAACAGAAGCCGGGCGCCGCCGGCACCATCGGCGCGCGGCTCGTGGCCAACGCCAAGGGCGACGGCTACACCCTGCTGGCCAACACCTCGCAGCACGTCATGTACGAAGGCATGTTCGCGAACCTGCCGTTCCAGCCGATGAAGGACTTCCGCCCGGTGGGCGTGCTCGGTTCGGCTCCCATCATCGTGGTCACGCGCGAAGGGTCGCCGTACAAGACCTTCCGCGACGTGCTGGAAGCGGCCAAGACCAAGGACATCACGTTCGCGTCCGGCGCGCAGGGTTCGCTGCCCCATCTGACCGGAGAGCGCGTCGCGGTCCAGGGCAATTTCCGCATGTCGCACGTGCCCTTCAGCGGGACCGCGCCGGCCTTGACCAACGTGCTGGGTGGCCACGTCGACCTGCTCTACTCGACGGCCGCCAGCGTCATGCCCCAGATCCGCGGGGGCAAGCTGCGCGCGTTGGCCGTTTCCACCAAGGACCGCATGAGCGAGCTGCCCGACGTGCCCACGATCGCCGAGTCCGGCATGCCGGGCTTCGACGTGACCGCCTGGTACGGCGTGTGGGCGCCCAAGGACACCAGCCAGGAGATCGTGGATGCCTTCAACAAGGCGATGCGCGAGGCCTCCACGCGGCCCGACGTGCTCAAGCGCATGGAAGCGGTAAGCGTGACGCCCAGCAGCCTGACCGCGCAGCAGTTCGCGGCATTTGCCGAAAGCGAGCGCAAGACCTGGCTGGAAGTCATGAAACGCGCCAACATGAAGCCGAGCAACTGA
- a CDS encoding NADPH:quinone oxidoreductase family protein, with amino-acid sequence MKAVVCRQYGGPGTAALEDVAPPGIRPGAVRIRVEACAASFASLLVMEGKHQNRAPLPLIPGTEVAGVVTELGGGTSHFRLGDRVIAGVQSGGYAQEVVVPEQTVFHLPPAMDFTVGAQFPTIYGTAYGALKWRAALAPGEIVLVHGAAGGSGLAAVEVAKALGATVIATAGSQAKRDMVLRHGADHAIDYRGTDWREQVLALTGGRGADVIYDPVGGETFDTSLRCIAPDGRIVVMGFASGTIPSIPANIVLVKNISILGVYWGYYFGWGRHAVPPSNDTRLRRAYEQLFAWTLEGKLNPRAHAVLPLSRFETALEMIASRQVMGRVIMRPQE; translated from the coding sequence ATGAAGGCAGTCGTTTGCAGACAGTACGGAGGCCCGGGCACGGCGGCGCTCGAAGACGTGGCGCCGCCCGGGATCCGACCGGGCGCGGTTCGCATCCGCGTGGAGGCCTGCGCCGCCAGTTTCGCCAGCCTGCTGGTGATGGAAGGCAAACACCAGAACCGCGCGCCGCTGCCGCTGATCCCGGGAACCGAGGTGGCGGGAGTGGTTACCGAACTCGGTGGCGGCACTTCGCACTTCCGCTTGGGAGACCGCGTGATCGCCGGTGTCCAGTCGGGCGGGTACGCGCAGGAAGTCGTGGTACCCGAGCAGACCGTCTTCCACTTGCCGCCGGCCATGGACTTTACCGTCGGCGCGCAGTTTCCCACGATATACGGCACGGCCTACGGCGCCTTGAAGTGGCGCGCGGCCCTCGCGCCCGGCGAGATCGTGCTGGTGCACGGCGCCGCCGGCGGCAGCGGGCTGGCGGCCGTGGAAGTGGCCAAGGCCCTGGGCGCCACCGTCATCGCGACCGCCGGCTCCCAGGCCAAGCGCGACATGGTCCTGCGACACGGCGCCGACCACGCCATCGACTATCGCGGCACGGACTGGCGCGAGCAGGTGCTGGCGCTGACCGGTGGGCGGGGCGCCGATGTCATCTACGATCCCGTGGGCGGCGAAACATTCGACACCTCGCTGCGCTGCATCGCGCCCGACGGCCGGATCGTCGTCATGGGATTCGCCAGCGGCACCATTCCCAGCATCCCGGCCAACATCGTCCTGGTCAAGAACATCAGCATCCTGGGCGTCTACTGGGGCTACTACTTCGGCTGGGGCCGGCATGCCGTGCCGCCGTCGAACGATACCCGGCTACGGCGGGCCTACGAGCAGCTCTTCGCCTGGACGCTGGAAGGAAAACTCAATCCGCGCGCGCATGCGGTACTGCCGCTGTCGCGCTTCGAAACCGCCCTCGAAATGATTGCCAGCCGGCAGGTCATGGGAAGGGTCATCATGCGGCCGCAGGAATAG
- a CDS encoding CaiB/BaiF CoA-transferase family protein: MNGPLKDVRVLDMTGALSGPVATQILGDMGADIIKIEPPEGDSIRDLGPSRHGGMAAMFLHTNRSKRSVVLDLKAEAGRQAFMRLAAQVDVVVCNTRPKAMARLGLAYEHVAAVNPRIVYVNIVGYGQGGPCSDKPAYDDLIQAAAGIASLHAPQDPPRYAPVAFADRVSGLFAANAVLGALYHRAITGEGQHIEVPMFESIASLVLADHMGGLTFEPPIGPPVFERYASIRRPFPTRDGSLCMMVLTDRQWRAFFAAVGRGEVMDDPRFSRMAARTGNLDALYAIVGEILAARGTDEWVDLLEAADIPVTRIESIESLLDHAHLRATGFFETADHPTEGRIRSMVRTSTWSATQPAPTRPAPRLGEHSREVLLEAGYAQEEVDAMFAAGAARGCEA, from the coding sequence ATGAATGGACCGTTGAAGGATGTACGGGTGCTGGACATGACGGGCGCCCTGTCGGGCCCCGTGGCCACCCAGATCCTGGGCGACATGGGCGCCGACATCATCAAGATCGAACCGCCCGAGGGGGACAGCATCCGCGACCTGGGGCCATCCCGCCATGGCGGGATGGCCGCCATGTTCCTGCATACCAACCGCAGCAAGCGCAGCGTGGTGCTGGACCTGAAGGCCGAGGCCGGACGCCAGGCCTTCATGCGCCTGGCCGCGCAGGTCGACGTCGTCGTCTGCAACACCCGACCCAAGGCCATGGCGCGGCTGGGCCTGGCCTACGAGCACGTCGCGGCGGTCAATCCGCGCATCGTCTACGTGAACATCGTCGGCTACGGCCAGGGCGGCCCGTGCTCGGACAAGCCGGCGTACGACGACCTGATCCAGGCGGCGGCGGGGATCGCCTCGCTGCACGCGCCGCAGGATCCGCCGCGCTATGCGCCGGTCGCCTTCGCGGACCGCGTCTCCGGCCTGTTCGCCGCCAACGCGGTGCTGGGCGCGCTCTACCATCGTGCGATCACGGGGGAAGGGCAGCACATCGAAGTCCCCATGTTCGAATCGATCGCCTCGCTGGTGCTGGCCGACCACATGGGCGGCCTGACGTTCGAGCCACCCATCGGCCCGCCGGTGTTCGAGCGCTACGCGTCGATCCGACGGCCCTTTCCCACGCGCGACGGATCGCTGTGCATGATGGTGCTGACCGATCGCCAGTGGCGTGCCTTCTTCGCGGCGGTCGGACGCGGGGAAGTCATGGACGACCCGCGCTTCAGCCGCATGGCCGCGCGCACCGGCAATCTCGATGCCCTGTACGCCATCGTGGGCGAGATCCTGGCCGCGCGCGGCACCGACGAATGGGTCGACCTGCTGGAGGCGGCCGACATCCCCGTCACGCGCATAGAAAGCATCGAGTCGCTGCTCGACCACGCGCACCTGCGGGCGACCGGCTTCTTCGAGACGGCCGACCACCCCACCGAGGGACGGATACGAAGCATGGTCCGGACCAGCACCTGGTCGGCCACCCAGCCGGCGCCGACGCGCCCCGCGCCTCGCCTGGGCGAACACAGCCGCGAGGTCCTGCTGGAAGCCGGCTATGCACAAGAGGAGGTCGATGCCATGTTCGCCGCCGGAGCGGCGCGGGGGTGCGAAGCATGA
- a CDS encoding acyl-CoA dehydrogenase family protein has protein sequence MTTIWRPALGDTEQDWQRIARNLTASHFEPVAAAIDRDQRYPVEHLPPLRESGVSGLFIPEQYGGGGATLTALVAVVEAIAEGCASTAAIMAALSLGAFPVLLGGTEEQKQELLGGLARRGEAVNFALSERGAGSDAAAIQTTAVRDGAGWRIRGEKCWLGNGGHSRHFIVFALTGEPGSRNNITAFWVPRDTEGATVDFHEDKMGIRGTTTTNFKVDSWVPHASIIGHEGQGLKLALSTLNVGRVVVAAQALGIALCSYRAASDFAVTRRTFGRAVVDHQGIGFMLANAATQLSAARMMTFEAAKAYDAGQDISTLGAMAKLFASEASHTICDDAMQILGGRGYVKPSVVERCYRDQRITEIYEGTSEIQRLVIARAVKREAEGRLRAAVPATVLLQA, from the coding sequence ATGACAACGATCTGGCGCCCCGCCCTGGGCGATACGGAGCAAGACTGGCAGCGGATTGCCCGGAACCTGACGGCCAGCCATTTCGAACCCGTGGCGGCCGCCATCGACCGGGACCAGCGCTACCCGGTGGAACATCTGCCCCCCTTGCGCGAATCGGGGGTGTCGGGCCTGTTCATTCCCGAGCAGTACGGGGGCGGCGGCGCCACGCTGACCGCGCTCGTGGCCGTGGTCGAAGCCATCGCGGAAGGTTGCGCCTCGACCGCGGCCATCATGGCGGCGCTGTCGTTGGGCGCCTTTCCCGTGCTGCTGGGCGGCACCGAGGAACAGAAGCAGGAACTGCTGGGCGGCCTGGCCCGGCGGGGCGAGGCCGTCAACTTCGCCTTGAGCGAACGGGGAGCCGGGTCGGACGCCGCGGCCATCCAGACCACGGCGGTGCGCGACGGTGCGGGCTGGCGGATACGGGGAGAAAAATGCTGGCTGGGCAACGGCGGCCACTCCAGGCACTTCATCGTGTTCGCGCTGACCGGCGAACCGGGCAGCCGGAACAACATCACCGCATTCTGGGTCCCGCGCGACACCGAAGGCGCCACGGTGGACTTCCATGAAGACAAGATGGGCATACGCGGCACCACCACGACCAACTTCAAGGTCGACAGCTGGGTTCCCCACGCGAGTATCATCGGCCACGAGGGGCAGGGCCTGAAGCTCGCCCTGTCGACGCTGAACGTGGGCCGGGTCGTGGTGGCGGCCCAGGCGCTGGGCATCGCGCTTTGCAGCTATCGCGCCGCCAGCGACTTCGCCGTCACGCGCAGGACTTTCGGGAGGGCGGTCGTGGATCACCAGGGTATCGGCTTCATGCTGGCCAATGCCGCCACGCAGCTCTCGGCCGCGCGCATGATGACGTTCGAGGCGGCCAAGGCCTACGACGCGGGACAGGACATCAGCACCCTGGGCGCGATGGCCAAGCTCTTCGCCAGCGAAGCCTCGCACACGATCTGCGACGATGCCATGCAGATCCTGGGCGGGCGCGGCTACGTCAAGCCCAGCGTCGTCGAACGCTGCTACCGCGACCAGCGCATTACCGAAATCTACGAGGGCACCTCGGAAATCCAGCGGCTGGTGATCGCGCGCGCGGTCAAGCGCGAAGCCGAGGGCCGGCTGCGCGCAGCCGTGCCGGCCACCGTCCTTCTCCAGGCCTGA
- a CDS encoding CaiB/BaiF CoA-transferase family protein → MKQVPSGALAGLKVVDAARVLAGPYAAQILGDHGADVIKIESPDGDECRGFGPPFVDGSSAYFNAVNRNKRSCVLDLGQPEQREKLFELLETADVLIENFKLSTLRAWGIPHAQWFTQRYPRLVHCRITGFGDDGPYGGLPGYDAAVQAMAGLLSINGDLGGEPVRIGVPVVDLTTGMNAAMAALLALQARHRTGRGQMADISLYDSAVAVAHPFLTNYLHSGKVPGPSGNRHANIVPYNVYRTRTAPLFIAVANDRLFARLCAKLGVPGLPADPRFATNRARVEHREALETELARAFAQADGDELGPALLADGVPAAPILDIETVARSEHARFRQMVVRTPGYTGPGVPIKLSDTPASIRLPAPALGSTPWPAANDAAFG, encoded by the coding sequence ATGAAGCAAGTTCCCTCCGGCGCCCTGGCCGGCCTGAAAGTGGTCGATGCCGCCCGCGTGCTGGCGGGCCCCTATGCCGCGCAGATACTGGGCGACCACGGCGCCGACGTCATCAAGATCGAGAGCCCGGACGGCGACGAGTGCCGCGGCTTCGGGCCGCCCTTCGTCGACGGCAGCTCGGCCTACTTCAACGCCGTCAACCGCAACAAGCGCAGCTGCGTGCTGGACCTCGGGCAGCCCGAGCAGCGTGAAAAGCTGTTCGAACTGCTGGAAACCGCCGACGTCCTGATCGAGAACTTCAAGTTGAGCACGCTGCGCGCCTGGGGCATTCCCCATGCCCAGTGGTTCACGCAGCGGTATCCCCGCCTGGTCCATTGCCGCATCACCGGCTTCGGCGACGACGGCCCCTACGGCGGACTGCCCGGCTACGATGCCGCGGTCCAGGCCATGGCCGGCCTGTTGTCCATCAACGGCGACCTGGGCGGCGAACCCGTGCGCATCGGCGTTCCGGTGGTGGACCTGACGACCGGCATGAACGCGGCCATGGCCGCGCTGCTGGCCTTGCAGGCCAGGCACCGGACCGGACGCGGCCAGATGGCGGACATCAGCCTGTACGACAGCGCCGTCGCGGTGGCCCACCCCTTCCTGACCAACTACCTGCACTCGGGCAAGGTTCCCGGCCCGTCGGGGAACCGGCACGCCAACATCGTCCCCTACAACGTCTACCGGACACGCACCGCGCCGCTGTTCATCGCGGTGGCCAACGACCGGCTGTTTGCCCGGCTATGCGCGAAGCTGGGCGTTCCCGGCCTGCCGGCCGATCCGCGTTTCGCCACCAACCGGGCGCGGGTGGAGCATCGCGAGGCGCTGGAGACCGAACTGGCCCGGGCGTTCGCCCAGGCGGACGGCGACGAACTCGGGCCCGCCCTGCTGGCCGATGGCGTGCCGGCGGCTCCCATCCTGGACATCGAGACCGTGGCCCGGTCGGAGCACGCGCGCTTTCGCCAGATGGTCGTGCGCACGCCCGGCTACACGGGGCCGGGCGTTCCCATCAAGCTGTCCGACACCCCGGCCAGCATCCGCCTGCCCGCGCCGGCATTGGGCAGCACGCCCTGGCCCGCGGCCAACGACGCCGCCTTCGGCTGA
- a CDS encoding TetR/AcrR family transcriptional regulator, translating to MVFVQPAESATTVTLPPELENWVGIDYEALPPIQLKVLDAAARAFTAYGFAAASIDVIANQIGATKGSVYYYYRSKAELFFAVHKRAMIMNLKAQAPVAFDDTLEPAQQLYRMAYLHAHLMMDALYYQRVTVQGVELHQSVSTTPMEREALAEVITMRDAYERLFSQTVRAGIASGQFAQIDDSIAAKGILGMLNWITVWYRPRETEAANFKERVAGQLATQALQGIARP from the coding sequence ATGGTCTTCGTCCAGCCAGCGGAATCCGCGACTACAGTGACTCTTCCTCCCGAACTTGAAAACTGGGTAGGTATCGACTACGAGGCCCTGCCGCCCATCCAGCTCAAGGTGCTCGACGCCGCGGCCAGGGCATTCACCGCCTACGGTTTCGCCGCTGCCTCCATCGACGTGATCGCCAACCAGATCGGCGCCACCAAGGGCAGCGTCTACTACTACTATCGCAGCAAGGCCGAGCTGTTCTTCGCCGTCCACAAGCGGGCGATGATCATGAACCTGAAGGCCCAGGCGCCCGTGGCCTTCGACGACACGCTGGAGCCGGCGCAGCAGCTCTACCGCATGGCCTACCTGCACGCCCACCTGATGATGGATGCGCTGTACTACCAGCGGGTAACCGTGCAGGGCGTGGAACTGCACCAGTCCGTCAGCACCACCCCCATGGAGCGCGAGGCCCTGGCCGAGGTCATCACCATGCGCGACGCTTACGAACGGCTGTTCAGCCAGACCGTGCGCGCGGGCATCGCCAGCGGGCAGTTTGCCCAGATCGACGACTCCATCGCCGCCAAGGGCATCCTGGGCATGCTCAACTGGATCACGGTCTGGTACCGGCCGCGCGAGACGGAAGCGGCGAATTTCAAGGAACGCGTGGCGGGGCAGCTGGCCACCCAGGCGCTGCAGGGAATCGCCCGGCCCTAA
- a CDS encoding GntR family transcriptional regulator: MTRPLTDTLAADIHRYIATQGLGAGQRLPERALAEQFRVSRSPIRRALERLAAERVVEARPEGGYVVTETALRLPREQAEEAYGAAGEDDVYFRIARERLAGLLPDRFTESEFMRRYGVTRGELAAILRRMAQEGWAERLPGHGWAFLPTLASAEAYGQGYRFRLMLESGGILEPSFKLDRETLLQCRAEQEALVAGAVHTASPAYLFDANSRLHETIAACSGNAFILDSLKRLDRLRRLMEYQKAVDRQQAERRCREHLVLIDLLLSGQREAAADFMRVHLRQAAIEKQAGPEEMGGAGD, translated from the coding sequence GTGACTCGACCCCTTACCGATACGCTCGCGGCTGACATCCACCGCTACATCGCCACCCAGGGCCTGGGAGCCGGGCAGCGCCTGCCCGAGCGCGCGCTGGCCGAACAATTCCGCGTGTCGCGCTCGCCCATACGCCGCGCGCTGGAGCGCCTGGCGGCCGAGCGGGTGGTCGAGGCGCGGCCCGAAGGCGGCTACGTGGTCACCGAGACGGCGCTACGGCTGCCCCGGGAACAGGCCGAAGAGGCCTATGGCGCCGCCGGCGAGGACGACGTCTATTTCCGCATCGCGCGCGAGCGGCTGGCGGGCCTCCTGCCCGACCGCTTCACCGAAAGCGAATTCATGCGCCGCTACGGCGTGACCCGGGGGGAACTGGCGGCCATCCTGCGGCGCATGGCGCAAGAGGGCTGGGCGGAACGGCTACCCGGCCACGGCTGGGCTTTCCTGCCCACGCTGGCCTCGGCCGAGGCCTATGGGCAGGGCTATCGGTTCAGGCTGATGCTGGAATCGGGCGGGATACTGGAACCCAGCTTCAAGCTCGATCGCGAAACGCTGCTGCAATGCCGCGCGGAACAGGAGGCGCTGGTCGCGGGCGCGGTCCACACCGCGTCGCCGGCCTATCTGTTCGATGCCAACAGCCGCCTGCACGAAACCATCGCGGCCTGTTCCGGCAATGCTTTCATCCTGGATTCGCTGAAGCGGCTGGACCGCCTGCGCCGCCTCATGGAATACCAGAAGGCGGTGGACCGCCAGCAGGCCGAGCGCCGCTGCCGGGAGCACCTGGTGTTGATCGACCTGTTGCTGTCGGGGCAGCGCGAGGCCGCCGCCGATTTCATGCGGGTGCACCTGCGGCAGGCGGCCATCGAGAAGCAGGCGGGGCCGGAGGAGATGGGCGGGGCCGGGGATTAG